GGTAATCGGTTGCGGAGTACTGACATCAGTAAGTCTGGGATGGATGAAGTGGCCACAAAGTATTGGCTGATCCAGAACACAGCAAGGTCAATCGTTTTTTTGGTGCCCATGCGATTTTGCAGGATAGGTTGCCAATAATCTAGGTAGCGTTGGTACCCCCCCTCACCCCAACGATTGCGTTGATGCCACAGATCAATCGCTCGGGTCACTCCTTCCTCTAACACAGGTGGATCCGATAGCACATTAATATCCCATTGGTTGAGGTGCAAACGGATAGTGAGATCTAGGTCATCAGTAATAGTTTCCTCATTCCAACCACCGCAACTTTCTAGTGCTGTACGCCGTAAAAACTGACCATTACCCCGCAACTCACCAGTGCCGCCGATCGCAATTCGATGTTCCTGGAAAAAACTGTCTACCAGCATTTCTGAAGACTGACCCTGAATCCAAAGATTTTGGGCAGCCTTGCCACCTAGCTCTGCTTGAACGATTGCCTTCCGCACTTGCACTGCACCCACACGCTCTTGCCGGAACAGGGGCAACACCCGCCGCAGTAAATCCCTAGAAACATGAGCATCTGCATCGAACACGGCAATAATGTCGCCCTTTGTCAGTGGCAGAGCTTGGTTTAGGGCACCAGATTTGCCACCCGTCGCATCAGCGCCCCGACGCAGAACATGTAGTTGAGGATATTCACAGGTAAGGGTTTTGAGAATGTCTGGAGTACGATCGCTGCTATTGTCATCAATGACCCACAGTTCATATTGCTCTTGGGGATAGTCCAACGTGCATAGAGTTTTGACTAAATCCCCAATGACAGCTTCCTCATTTTTAGCGGCTACCAATAGGGACACATAGGGCAAGGATGCTACATCGGCTAAATCCTCATCGGATAATGGTGGCATAGGTGGTGCTGGCTGGCTAAGAAAGATACGTAGGGCGTGAACACTCATCAGGGTAGTTAACCCTAATACC
The DNA window shown above is from Cyanobacteriota bacterium and carries:
- a CDS encoding glycosyltransferase family 2 protein, coding for MPENSWSEETSYSPLESLDSLLPSAEEPELSSTPSSTTNMTYHYGGRRRKAALVLIVIWSGTIALHFVSWSIWLVLGLTTLMSVHALRIFLSQPAPPMPPLSDEDLADVASLPYVSLLVAAKNEEAVIGDLVKTLCTLDYPQEQYELWVIDDNSSDRTPDILKTLTCEYPQLHVLRRGADATGGKSGALNQALPLTKGDIIAVFDADAHVSRDLLRRVLPLFRQERVGAVQVRKAIVQAELGGKAAQNLWIQGQSSEMLVDSFFQEHRIAIGGTGELRGNGQFLRRTALESCGGWNEETITDDLDLTIRLHLNQWDINVLSDPPVLEEGVTRAIDLWHQRNRWGEGGYQRYLDYWQPILQNRMGTKKTIDLAVFWISQYFVATSSIPDLLMSVLRNRLPIFTPITILTITLSVVGMFLGYSRQQRQLKQADLGMATNQAIQLPPSLLVYNLLRSIRDTIYMCHWFLVMATIIVRISIRPKQLKWVKTVHQGVGAS